From Micromonospora rifamycinica, a single genomic window includes:
- a CDS encoding VOC family protein, with protein MLRLTDFIIDCPDTMTLAAFYSAVTDRPVKEGSNEDWAGIRFGEIELAFIRVSEYRAPQWPDGEHPKQFHLDFEVDDIEAEERRVLALGATLKHDFVGPDGYGWRVYTDPVGHPFCLCRNKGVTWTDQGPVWPEPA; from the coding sequence ATGCTCCGACTCACGGATTTCATCATCGACTGCCCGGACACGATGACGCTGGCGGCCTTCTACTCCGCAGTGACGGATCGCCCGGTCAAGGAGGGCAGCAACGAGGACTGGGCCGGTATCCGGTTCGGCGAGATCGAGCTGGCCTTCATCAGGGTGTCGGAGTACCGCGCCCCGCAGTGGCCCGACGGCGAGCACCCCAAACAGTTCCACCTCGACTTCGAGGTCGATGACATCGAGGCCGAGGAGCGTCGCGTCCTGGCCCTCGGCGCGACCCTGAAGCATGACTTCGTCGGCCCCGACGGCTACGGGTGGCGGGTCTACACCGACCCGGTCGGTCACCCCTTCTGCCTGTGCCGCAACAAGGGTGTCACCTGGACCGACCAGGGACCTGTCTGGCCCGAGCCCGCCTAA
- the ctaE gene encoding aa3-type cytochrome oxidase subunit III, which produces MTAAPAIDKSRIHSLTRPNMVSVGTIVWLSSELMFFAALFAMYFSIRAAAPEQWEKHTEVLNIPYATTFTVILVLSSVTCQLGVFAAEKGDVHALRRWFTLTFVMGLIFVLGQANEYLTLVHEGVKINEDGYGSMFYLTTGFHGLHVTGGLIAFIIFMIRTTMGRFTPAQATSAIVVSYYWHFVDVVWIGLYAMIYWLQ; this is translated from the coding sequence GTGACTGCGGCCCCAGCCATTGACAAGAGCCGGATCCACTCTCTGACGCGGCCCAACATGGTCAGCGTCGGGACGATCGTGTGGCTCTCCAGCGAACTCATGTTCTTCGCGGCGCTGTTCGCGATGTACTTCTCGATCCGCGCGGCGGCGCCGGAGCAGTGGGAGAAGCACACCGAGGTCCTCAACATCCCCTACGCGACCACCTTCACGGTGATCCTGGTGTTGTCCTCGGTGACCTGCCAGCTCGGTGTCTTCGCGGCCGAGAAGGGTGACGTGCACGCCCTGCGGCGCTGGTTCACGCTCACCTTCGTGATGGGCCTGATCTTCGTGCTCGGCCAGGCGAACGAGTACCTGACCCTGGTCCACGAGGGCGTGAAGATCAACGAAGACGGTTACGGGTCGATGTTCTACCTCACCACCGGCTTCCACGGCCTGCACGTGACCGGCGGTCTCATCGCCTTCATCATCTTCATGATCCGCACCACCATGGGCCGGTTCACCCCCGCCCAGGCCACGTCGGCGATCGTCGTGTCCTATTACTGGCACTTCGTCGACGTCGTGTGGATCGGGCTCTACGCCATGATCTACTGGCTTCAGTGA
- a CDS encoding cysteine desulfurase family protein, with protein sequence MSAHPVYLDAATAAPLHPVARQALLAALDDGWADPARLYGRARRAAQLLDAAREATAATLGVRPDELSFTPSGTHAAHSAVLGGLAGRRRSGATLVHSAIEHSAVLHAAERHVAAGGTATSVPVDRLGRLDEAAWSAAVHSPGVALAALIGASHEVGTAQPVAGAAAVCAAAGVPLYVDAAQLVGRVPVPSGWSVLTASAHKWGGPPGVGLLVVRKGTRWESPWPADEREFGRTPGVVNLPAVVAAAASLRAAAADAATEAARLTPLVDRIRARVAADVPDVEVVGDPVDRLPHLVTFSCLYVDGEALLHALDRRGFAVSSGSSCTSSTLRPSHVLEAMGVLSHGNVRVSLHRDTTEADVERFLTELPGIVADLRADAGVVGL encoded by the coding sequence GTGAGTGCCCACCCGGTCTACCTGGACGCCGCCACCGCCGCGCCACTGCATCCGGTCGCCCGGCAGGCGCTGCTGGCCGCCCTCGACGACGGCTGGGCCGACCCCGCCCGGCTCTACGGCCGAGCCCGCCGGGCGGCCCAGCTCCTCGACGCGGCGCGCGAGGCCACCGCCGCCACCCTCGGCGTCCGCCCCGACGAGCTCTCCTTCACCCCCAGCGGTACGCACGCCGCGCACTCCGCCGTGCTCGGTGGCCTCGCCGGCCGGCGGCGCAGCGGGGCGACGCTGGTGCACTCCGCGATCGAACACTCGGCGGTGCTGCACGCCGCCGAGCGGCACGTCGCGGCCGGCGGCACCGCGACCTCCGTACCGGTGGACCGGCTCGGCCGGCTCGACGAGGCCGCCTGGTCGGCGGCGGTGCACTCACCCGGGGTGGCGCTGGCGGCGCTGATCGGGGCCAGCCACGAGGTGGGCACCGCCCAGCCGGTCGCCGGGGCCGCCGCCGTCTGCGCCGCCGCCGGGGTACCGCTCTACGTGGACGCGGCCCAACTGGTCGGCCGGGTTCCGGTGCCGTCCGGCTGGTCGGTGCTGACCGCCAGCGCGCACAAGTGGGGCGGCCCACCCGGCGTGGGACTGCTGGTGGTCCGCAAGGGCACCCGCTGGGAGTCGCCGTGGCCGGCCGACGAGCGGGAGTTCGGGCGTACCCCCGGGGTGGTGAACCTGCCGGCGGTGGTCGCGGCGGCGGCGAGCCTGCGCGCGGCGGCGGCCGACGCGGCGACCGAGGCGGCCCGGCTGACCCCGCTGGTCGACCGGATCCGCGCCCGGGTCGCCGCCGACGTACCGGACGTGGAGGTGGTCGGCGACCCGGTCGACCGGCTCCCCCACCTGGTCACCTTCTCCTGCCTGTACGTCGACGGCGAGGCGCTGCTGCATGCGCTGGACCGGCGCGGCTTCGCCGTCTCCTCCGGCTCCTCCTGCACCTCCTCGACGCTGCGCCCGTCGCACGTGCTGGAGGCGATGGGGGTGCTCTCGCACGGCAACGTCCGGGTCTCGCTGCACCGGGACACCACCGAGGCCGACGTCGAGCGCTTCCTCACCGAGCTGCCCGGGATCGTCGCCGACCTGCGCGCCGACGCCGGCGTGGTGGGCCTGTGA
- a CDS encoding cytochrome c oxidase subunit 4, which translates to MKTEWRIFLIIAAFLLGATVLYGAWTYGDSGGQVEWVGTVALLLSFLLCAMCGGFFWFVSRRIDLRPEDRPDGEIADGAGEIGFFSPGSYWPFGLALAAAIAGLGLVFWQFWLLGLGLVLVIFAACGLLFEYYSGTRRTAEH; encoded by the coding sequence ATGAAGACCGAGTGGCGTATCTTCCTGATCATCGCCGCGTTCCTGCTCGGCGCGACGGTCCTCTACGGTGCCTGGACGTACGGCGACTCCGGCGGCCAGGTCGAGTGGGTCGGCACGGTGGCCCTGCTGCTGTCCTTCCTGCTCTGCGCGATGTGCGGTGGCTTCTTCTGGTTCGTCTCCCGCCGCATCGACCTGCGCCCGGAGGACCGGCCGGACGGCGAGATCGCCGACGGCGCGGGCGAGATCGGCTTCTTCAGCCCCGGCAGCTACTGGCCGTTCGGCCTGGCGCTGGCCGCCGCGATCGCCGGCCTCGGCCTGGTGTTCTGGCAGTTCTGGCTGCTCGGCCTGGGCCTGGTGCTGGTCATCTTCGCCGCCTGCGGCCTGCTCTTCGAGTACTACTCCGGTACCCGGCGCACCGCCGAGCACTGA
- a CDS encoding Lrp/AsnC family transcriptional regulator, whose amino-acid sequence MITAIVLIDCATDSIPEVAENLANLPGVSEVYSVAGHVDLIAIVRVREFEQIAQVIAGSISKVPGVLGTESHIAFRAYSQHDLEEAFAIGLASAD is encoded by the coding sequence GTGATCACCGCGATCGTCCTGATCGACTGCGCCACCGACTCGATCCCCGAGGTGGCCGAGAACCTGGCCAACCTGCCCGGCGTCAGCGAGGTCTACTCGGTGGCCGGGCACGTCGACCTGATCGCCATCGTCCGGGTCCGGGAGTTCGAGCAGATCGCCCAGGTCATCGCCGGCAGCATCTCCAAGGTGCCCGGGGTGCTCGGCACCGAATCGCACATCGCCTTCCGCGCCTACTCCCAACACGACCTGGAGGAGGCCTTCGCGATCGGCCTGGCCAGCGCCGACTGA
- a CDS encoding nucleotidyltransferase family protein: protein MSAPDGLCAVVLAAGEGTRLRPLTARVPKALCPIGNVSLLDRALARLTGLGLTGPDRVAVNACYLADQVVAQVGDRAHLSVEPGDPLGTAGGLGNLRGWIAGRGVLVGNADAYLADPHRAPGPDVAALLAGWDFRSVRLLGRPAPDPTAPGTFDGHVFTGFSLLPWHRVRELPARFGDLVRTVWRPAEAAGELTVVPYPGTFFDTGTPADYLAANLHAAGDGGLLIAPDATVTGRARHAVVGAGAVVRGDVERVVVWPGATVGPDERLRDAIRGADGLTVPASPGGS from the coding sequence GTGAGCGCACCGGACGGCCTGTGCGCGGTGGTGCTCGCCGCCGGTGAGGGCACCCGGTTACGCCCACTCACCGCCCGGGTGCCGAAGGCGCTCTGCCCGATCGGCAACGTGTCGCTGCTGGACCGGGCGCTGGCACGGCTCACCGGCCTGGGCCTGACCGGGCCGGACCGGGTGGCGGTGAACGCCTGCTACCTGGCCGACCAGGTGGTGGCCCAGGTCGGCGACCGGGCACACCTGTCGGTGGAGCCGGGCGATCCGCTGGGCACCGCCGGCGGCCTGGGCAACCTGCGGGGCTGGATCGCCGGCCGGGGGGTGCTGGTCGGCAACGCCGACGCGTACCTGGCCGATCCGCACCGCGCTCCCGGCCCGGACGTCGCGGCGCTGCTCGCCGGTTGGGACTTCCGGTCCGTCCGGCTGCTCGGCCGCCCGGCCCCGGACCCGACCGCCCCCGGCACCTTCGACGGGCACGTCTTCACCGGCTTCTCGCTGCTGCCCTGGCACCGGGTGCGGGAGCTGCCGGCCCGCTTCGGTGACCTGGTCCGCACGGTGTGGCGGCCGGCGGAGGCGGCCGGTGAGCTGACCGTGGTGCCGTACCCGGGAACGTTCTTCGACACCGGCACACCCGCCGACTACCTGGCGGCCAACCTGCACGCCGCCGGGGACGGCGGCCTGCTGATCGCCCCGGACGCCACCGTCACCGGCCGGGCACGGCACGCGGTGGTCGGCGCGGGTGCGGTGGTACGCGGCGACGTGGAACGCGTGGTGGTCTGGCCCGGCGCGACGGTCGGCCCGGACGAACGGCTCCGGGACGCCATCCGGGGCGCCGACGGGCTCACCGTGCCGGCCTCACCAGGCGGAAGTTGA
- the qcrC gene encoding cytochrome bc1 complex diheme cytochrome c subunit, whose protein sequence is MTSDNDRRRGLLARLRGRPAARSRGRRRLGAAFRLIAALTLAGGAYTVFAPGAQAQENPPLTGAAAEGRALFDVSCVTCHGPNAQGVEGRGPSLIGVGSASVEFQVGSGRMPMARQEAQAMRKPPVFTDEQVRQLGQYIQELGGGPQVPQGNLREGANLATGGELFRINCSQCHAFGGGGGALSSGKYAPSLAPASDAQIYAAMLSGPQNMPVFGDNQITPEQKADIIAYIQESLKADQDQGGFNLGRYGPSTEGLAIFLVGIVALVFTSLWIAGKS, encoded by the coding sequence ATGACTTCTGACAACGACCGCCGACGCGGTCTGCTCGCGCGCCTGCGCGGGCGGCCCGCGGCGCGCAGCAGGGGCCGCCGTCGGCTGGGCGCGGCGTTCCGGCTGATCGCCGCGCTGACGCTTGCCGGCGGTGCCTACACGGTCTTCGCCCCGGGCGCGCAGGCGCAGGAAAACCCGCCGCTGACCGGCGCCGCGGCCGAGGGCCGGGCGCTGTTCGACGTGAGCTGCGTGACCTGTCACGGCCCCAACGCCCAGGGCGTCGAGGGTCGTGGCCCGAGCCTGATCGGTGTCGGCTCCGCCTCGGTGGAGTTCCAGGTCGGCAGCGGCCGGATGCCGATGGCCCGGCAGGAGGCGCAGGCCATGCGCAAGCCGCCGGTCTTCACCGACGAGCAGGTGCGCCAGCTCGGCCAGTACATCCAGGAGCTCGGCGGCGGCCCCCAGGTCCCGCAGGGCAACCTCCGCGAGGGCGCCAACCTGGCCACCGGTGGCGAGCTGTTCCGGATCAACTGCTCGCAGTGCCACGCCTTCGGCGGTGGCGGCGGCGCGCTCTCCTCCGGCAAGTACGCCCCGAGCCTGGCCCCGGCCAGCGACGCGCAGATCTACGCCGCGATGCTCAGCGGCCCGCAGAACATGCCGGTGTTCGGCGACAACCAGATCACCCCGGAGCAGAAGGCGGACATCATCGCCTACATCCAGGAGTCCCTGAAGGCCGACCAGGACCAGGGCGGCTTCAACCTCGGTCGGTACGGGCCGTCCACCGAGGGGCTGGCCATCTTCCTGGTGGGCATCGTCGCGCTGGTCTTCACGAGCCTGTGGATTGCGGGCAAGTCGTGA
- a CDS encoding DUF4142 domain-containing protein — protein sequence MLGIKRLGLLATLAVVGLAPAAAAEAAAQPSAQDTQYLQAVHQVNLAEIVTGNLAQKKGQNEQVKQLGQQFVTDHTQLDQTVQSTAQQLNVSLPSAPTADQQKVIDKLNGLNGAAFDKAWVTAELAGHVQAIQATQTEISQGSEQSVVQLAQDALPVLQAHYDALVALAQELGIPVPQTSASGTASPNGSGTPAPGGTTESPAPGGTTESPEPGGSTETPAPDNS from the coding sequence ATGTTGGGTATCAAACGCCTGGGACTACTGGCCACGCTGGCGGTGGTCGGTCTGGCGCCCGCAGCCGCCGCAGAGGCCGCTGCGCAGCCGTCGGCGCAGGACACCCAGTACCTGCAGGCGGTGCACCAGGTGAACCTGGCGGAGATCGTCACCGGCAACCTGGCCCAGAAGAAGGGCCAGAACGAGCAGGTCAAGCAGCTGGGGCAGCAGTTCGTCACGGACCACACCCAGCTCGACCAGACGGTGCAGAGCACCGCGCAGCAGCTCAACGTGTCGCTGCCGAGCGCGCCGACGGCCGACCAGCAGAAGGTCATCGACAAGCTCAACGGGCTCAACGGCGCGGCGTTCGACAAGGCCTGGGTGACCGCTGAGCTGGCCGGTCACGTGCAGGCCATCCAGGCCACCCAGACCGAGATCTCGCAGGGCTCGGAGCAGTCGGTGGTCCAGTTGGCGCAGGACGCCCTGCCGGTGTTGCAGGCGCACTACGACGCGCTGGTGGCCCTGGCCCAGGAGTTGGGCATCCCGGTCCCGCAGACCAGTGCCAGTGGCACCGCGAGCCCGAACGGCAGCGGCACGCCGGCACCCGGTGGCACCACCGAGTCGCCGGCTCCGGGCGGCACCACGGAGTCGCCGGAACCGGGTGGCAGCACCGAGACGCCCGCTCCGGACAACAGCTGA
- the trpD gene encoding anthranilate phosphoribosyltransferase yields the protein MGERTWPHLLNALLRGNELSTADTAWAMNEIMAGAATPAQIAGFAVALRAKGETPAELAGLVEAMFDNSVPVTLPEELRRTAVDVVGTGGDLAHTVNISTMTALVVAGAGVRVVKHGNRAASSLCGTADLLEHFGVPLDLGPEQVARCVAEAGIGFCFAARFHPSMRHTGPVRREIGVPTAFNFLGPLTNPARPRAGAVGCFDARMAPVMAEVFARRGDSVIVMRGEDGLDEFTTAAPTRVWVAQGGAVREAVLDAADLGVPRATLADLRGGDAAHNAAVARRLLAGETGPVRDAVLVNAAVALATQTPLDGDLTQAVRAGMARAAESVDSGAAAATLERWIEVARSL from the coding sequence ATGGGCGAACGGACCTGGCCGCACCTGCTCAACGCGCTGTTGCGCGGCAACGAGCTGTCCACCGCCGACACCGCCTGGGCGATGAACGAGATCATGGCCGGTGCCGCCACCCCGGCGCAGATCGCCGGTTTCGCGGTCGCGCTGCGCGCCAAGGGCGAGACCCCTGCCGAGCTGGCCGGCCTGGTCGAGGCGATGTTCGACAACTCGGTCCCGGTCACCCTGCCGGAGGAGCTGCGCCGGACCGCGGTCGACGTGGTCGGCACCGGCGGTGACCTCGCCCACACGGTCAACATCTCGACGATGACCGCGCTGGTGGTGGCCGGCGCGGGCGTACGGGTGGTGAAGCACGGCAACCGTGCCGCCTCCTCGCTGTGCGGCACCGCCGACCTGCTGGAGCACTTCGGCGTACCGCTGGATCTCGGCCCGGAGCAGGTGGCCCGGTGCGTGGCCGAGGCCGGGATCGGCTTCTGCTTCGCGGCCCGGTTCCACCCCAGCATGCGGCACACCGGTCCGGTCCGGCGGGAGATCGGCGTGCCGACCGCGTTCAACTTCCTCGGCCCGTTGACCAACCCGGCCCGGCCGCGGGCCGGGGCGGTCGGCTGCTTCGACGCCCGGATGGCCCCGGTGATGGCCGAGGTCTTCGCCCGCCGGGGCGACTCGGTGATCGTGATGCGCGGCGAGGACGGCCTGGACGAGTTCACCACCGCCGCGCCCACCCGGGTCTGGGTGGCCCAGGGGGGCGCCGTCCGGGAGGCCGTGCTGGACGCGGCCGACCTCGGGGTGCCCCGGGCCACCCTGGCCGACCTGCGGGGCGGTGACGCCGCGCACAACGCCGCCGTGGCCCGCCGGCTGCTGGCCGGCGAGACCGGTCCGGTACGCGACGCCGTCCTGGTCAACGCGGCCGTCGCGCTGGCCACCCAGACCCCGCTGGACGGTGACCTCACCCAGGCGGTACGCGCCGGCATGGCCCGCGCCGCGGAGTCCGTCGACTCGGGGGCGGCAGCGGCCACCCTGGAGCGGTGGATCGAGGTCGCCCGCTCCCTCTGA
- the qcrA gene encoding cytochrome bc1 complex Rieske iron-sulfur subunit produces MSTQTEQHAPQDREPLDVHDPRLSRFDIVTEGARRDDIEIVHYEEQVVPGSKAERRLTRTVAAMFLLTGLAATAFLVVYIWWPWEYEPGRGGDKWYTPLLGVTLGIALLGIGFGILTWGKKLLPKEVSIQDRHDGPGSPDERKITGETMLYLADEMGVRRRPLLGVSLVAGLLPVGAVAAAPLVGGLISNPHKNNQMFTTGFAPADGKKIRLVREDGRPIRPADVSAGGQLTVFPGIDHGVSNKHADSPTLLIHLRESDAEKSRQANSRVGHGDFMWGNYAAYSKICTHAGCPASLYEQQTNRLLCPCHQSQFLITDNARPVFGPASRRLPQLPIEVDEEGFFVAKSDYTETVGPDFWERP; encoded by the coding sequence ATGAGCACCCAGACCGAGCAGCACGCCCCGCAGGACCGGGAACCGCTCGACGTCCACGACCCCCGGCTCTCCCGGTTCGACATCGTCACCGAGGGGGCGCGCCGGGACGACATCGAGATCGTCCACTACGAGGAGCAGGTCGTCCCGGGCAGCAAGGCCGAGCGCCGGCTGACCCGTACGGTCGCGGCGATGTTCCTGCTGACCGGGCTGGCCGCGACCGCGTTCCTGGTCGTCTACATCTGGTGGCCCTGGGAGTACGAGCCGGGCCGGGGCGGCGACAAGTGGTACACCCCGCTGCTCGGCGTCACCCTGGGCATCGCCCTGCTCGGCATCGGCTTCGGCATCCTCACCTGGGGCAAGAAGCTGCTGCCCAAGGAGGTGTCGATCCAGGACCGGCACGACGGTCCCGGTTCGCCGGACGAGCGGAAGATCACCGGCGAGACCATGCTCTACCTGGCCGACGAGATGGGGGTACGGCGGCGTCCGCTGCTCGGTGTCTCGCTGGTCGCCGGTCTGCTGCCGGTCGGTGCGGTCGCCGCGGCCCCGCTGGTCGGCGGCCTGATCTCCAACCCGCACAAGAACAACCAGATGTTCACCACCGGGTTCGCGCCGGCCGACGGCAAGAAGATCCGGCTGGTCCGCGAGGACGGCCGGCCGATCCGTCCCGCCGATGTCAGCGCCGGTGGCCAGCTCACCGTCTTCCCCGGCATCGACCACGGCGTGAGCAACAAGCACGCCGATTCGCCGACCCTGCTGATCCACCTGCGGGAGAGCGACGCGGAGAAGTCCCGGCAGGCCAACTCGCGGGTCGGCCACGGTGACTTCATGTGGGGCAACTACGCGGCGTACTCCAAGATCTGCACGCACGCCGGCTGCCCGGCGAGCCTCTACGAGCAGCAGACCAACCGGCTGCTCTGCCCGTGTCACCAGAGCCAGTTCCTGATCACCGACAACGCCCGTCCGGTCTTCGGCCCGGCGAGTCGGCGGCTTCCCCAGCTGCCGATCGAGGTGGACGAGGAAGGTTTCTTCGTGGCGAAGTCCGACTACACTGAAACCGTCGGCCCCGACTTCTGGGAGCGGCCATGA
- the ctaC gene encoding aa3-type cytochrome oxidase subunit II encodes MVARSSEVRPSAVRHSASPGAGERRRRGAGRLAGLGLGGAALLVLLTGCDVGRSVDGFGWPQGGITPESHRMYDLWIASCIAALAVGVFVWGLIFWCVVRYRKRGNELPVQTRYNLPMEFLYTIAPILIVSVLFYYTAVVQTDVVRTTKNPDVVVEVVAVKWNWQFNYRDGQGPEANTVASVLGTSEVIPVLVLPTGRSIRFEETSRDVIHSFWVPELLFKRDVMPGKIRNVFEVSKLETEGAFVGRCAELCGSYHAFMNFELRVVSPEAYDQFLAAKRDGKSTQEALTAIGQDPYAKTTQPFDTRRTKDNFNPDDASASAGN; translated from the coding sequence GTGGTCGCAAGGAGTTCGGAGGTACGGCCGTCGGCCGTACGGCACAGCGCTTCCCCCGGAGCCGGTGAGCGTCGGCGGCGTGGTGCTGGCCGGCTCGCCGGGCTCGGCCTCGGCGGAGCTGCGCTGCTGGTTCTGCTCACCGGGTGTGACGTCGGCCGCTCCGTCGACGGCTTCGGCTGGCCGCAGGGCGGCATCACCCCCGAGTCGCACCGGATGTACGACCTGTGGATCGCCTCCTGCATCGCCGCCCTGGCGGTCGGTGTCTTCGTCTGGGGCCTGATCTTCTGGTGTGTGGTGCGCTACCGCAAGCGCGGCAACGAGCTGCCGGTGCAGACCCGCTACAACCTGCCGATGGAGTTCCTCTACACCATCGCGCCGATCCTGATCGTCTCGGTGCTCTTCTACTACACGGCGGTGGTCCAGACCGACGTGGTGCGTACGACGAAGAACCCCGACGTCGTCGTCGAGGTCGTCGCCGTCAAGTGGAACTGGCAGTTCAACTACCGCGACGGCCAGGGCCCCGAGGCCAACACCGTGGCGTCGGTGCTGGGCACCAGCGAGGTCATCCCGGTGCTGGTGCTGCCGACCGGCCGGTCCATCCGGTTCGAGGAGACCAGCCGCGACGTCATCCACTCCTTCTGGGTGCCGGAGCTGCTGTTCAAGCGCGACGTGATGCCCGGCAAGATCCGTAACGTCTTCGAGGTCTCCAAGCTGGAGACCGAGGGCGCGTTCGTGGGCCGCTGCGCCGAGCTGTGCGGCAGCTACCACGCCTTCATGAACTTCGAGCTGCGGGTGGTCTCCCCGGAGGCGTACGACCAGTTCCTGGCGGCCAAGCGGGACGGCAAGTCGACGCAGGAGGCGCTGACCGCCATCGGTCAGGACCCGTACGCGAAGACCACCCAGCCGTTCGACACCCGGCGGACGAAGGACAACTTCAACCCGGACGACGCGTCCGCGAGCGCGGGAAACTGA
- the qcrB gene encoding cytochrome bc1 complex cytochrome b subunit, with amino-acid sequence MKRRKFDVAAVPGKAAVGADDRFQVATPLRKLLNKVFPDHWSFLLGEIALFSFVVLLLTGVFLTFFYEPAMTEVVYNGSYAPLRGTPMSAAYASSLDISFDVRGGLIMRQMHHWSALLFMAAIVVHMLRIFFTGAFRKPRETNWIIGSLLFWVGFLAGFTGYSLPDDGLSGTGLRIASGIMLSIPVIGSWVTSSIFGGEFPGEIIISRFFIAHVLLIPGLLVALISAHLGLVFKQKHTQWPGPGRTNDNVVGERMFPRYALKQGGFFMVVFGVIALMGGLFQINPIWYFGPYEAWVVSAASQPDWYVMFLDGSTRLMPAWEINIPIGDGYVIPPLFWPTVVLPGILVGLSTLYPFVEARQLKDYRHHNLLQRPRDVPARTAVGAMAVAFYIVLTLSGANDVIADKFHISLNAMTWAGRIGLLVVPPLAYYVTYRICLGLQQHDREVLAHGVETGIIRRLPDGRFEEVHQPLSAADGHGHAELDYVGWVVPKKMNRLGALGPAIRGFFYPIEKPVEAPVSPGHPPVEPRPEREQIGSGDARR; translated from the coding sequence ATGAAGCGCCGAAAGTTTGACGTGGCAGCGGTGCCGGGCAAGGCCGCAGTGGGGGCGGACGACCGCTTCCAGGTAGCCACGCCGCTGCGCAAGCTGCTCAACAAGGTCTTCCCGGACCACTGGTCGTTCCTGCTCGGCGAGATCGCGCTCTTCTCGTTCGTCGTGCTGCTGCTGACCGGCGTGTTCCTGACCTTCTTCTACGAGCCGGCGATGACCGAGGTGGTCTACAACGGCAGCTACGCCCCGCTGCGGGGCACGCCGATGTCCGCCGCGTACGCCTCCAGCCTGGACATCTCGTTCGATGTCCGGGGCGGTCTGATCATGCGGCAGATGCACCACTGGTCCGCGCTGCTGTTCATGGCCGCGATCGTGGTGCACATGCTGCGGATCTTCTTCACCGGCGCGTTCCGCAAGCCGCGGGAGACCAACTGGATCATCGGTTCGCTGCTCTTCTGGGTCGGCTTCCTGGCCGGCTTCACCGGCTACTCGCTGCCGGACGACGGCCTGTCCGGCACCGGCCTGCGGATCGCCTCGGGCATCATGCTGTCGATCCCGGTGATCGGCTCCTGGGTCACCTCGTCCATCTTCGGGGGTGAGTTCCCGGGCGAGATCATCATCAGCCGGTTCTTCATCGCCCACGTGCTGCTGATCCCGGGTCTGCTGGTGGCGCTGATCAGCGCCCACCTGGGCCTGGTGTTCAAGCAGAAGCACACCCAGTGGCCCGGCCCCGGCCGGACCAACGACAACGTGGTCGGCGAGCGGATGTTCCCGCGTTACGCGCTCAAGCAGGGCGGCTTCTTCATGGTCGTCTTCGGCGTGATCGCGCTGATGGGCGGCCTGTTCCAGATCAACCCGATCTGGTATTTCGGCCCGTACGAGGCGTGGGTGGTCTCGGCCGCCAGCCAGCCCGACTGGTACGTGATGTTCCTCGACGGCTCGACCCGGCTGATGCCCGCCTGGGAGATCAACATCCCGATCGGCGACGGGTACGTCATCCCGCCGCTGTTCTGGCCGACGGTCGTGCTGCCGGGCATCCTGGTCGGCCTCTCCACGCTCTACCCGTTCGTGGAGGCGCGCCAGCTCAAGGACTACCGGCACCACAACCTGCTGCAGCGGCCCCGGGACGTGCCGGCCCGCACCGCGGTGGGCGCGATGGCGGTCGCCTTCTACATCGTGCTGACGCTCTCCGGAGCCAACGACGTGATCGCCGACAAGTTCCACATCAGCCTGAACGCGATGACCTGGGCGGGCCGGATCGGCCTGCTGGTGGTCCCGCCGCTGGCGTACTACGTCACGTACCGGATCTGCCTCGGTCTCCAGCAGCACGACCGGGAGGTGCTGGCCCACGGCGTGGAGACCGGCATCATCCGCCGCCTGCCCGACGGCCGGTTCGAGGAGGTCCACCAGCCGCTCAGTGCAGCCGACGGCCACGGCCACGCCGAGCTGGACTACGTCGGTTGGGTGGTGCCGAAGAAGATGAACCGGCTCGGGGCGCTCGGCCCGGCGATCCGGGGCTTCTTCTACCCGATCGAGAAGCCCGTCGAGGCACCGGTTTCGCCGGGGCACCCGCCGGTGGAACCCCGCCCGGAGCGGGAGCAGATCGGCAGCGGCGACGCCCGCCGCTGA